The Chryseobacterium nakagawai genome has a segment encoding these proteins:
- a CDS encoding aminotransferase class I/II-fold pyridoxal phosphate-dependent enzyme has translation MNIDFATATFKDFENIPDYDIAQRADYFYEFLDEMTSRGHMNYRLKNTSGTDAILNIDIANQNKPYVSFVTSDYLGLTQHPKVKQAAIDGIEKYGTGTGASPLIGGYFDYHNAIEKKIANFFGRNDDEVVLFTSGYTANSATLQILMQKEDIAILDMGVHASVHEGCAFTNKKTFPHNNLEALEHILKVSENTYRTKLVIVDGVYSQEGDTSRAKEICDLVKKYNAYLMVDDAHGVGVLGETGRGALEDDALFDKVDFITGTFSKTFGNLGGYVIANKKIASFLKFQSRQHIFSVTPPPSSFGILKAIDLIDEEPFWQQKLWDNINYFKKGLNDLGLDTGITCSAIIPVKIGDQSKMWDIGRILLENGVYTNPIMYPAVARKDARIRMSVTARHEKEHLDKTLNVFDDINKKMHIAKK, from the coding sequence ATGAATATTGATTTTGCGACAGCAACATTTAAAGACTTTGAGAATATCCCTGATTATGATATTGCTCAAAGAGCAGATTATTTTTATGAATTTCTAGATGAAATGACATCTAGAGGTCACATGAATTACAGACTAAAAAATACATCAGGTACTGATGCAATATTAAACATTGATATTGCCAACCAGAATAAACCGTATGTAAGTTTTGTGACCAGTGATTATTTGGGATTAACGCAGCACCCAAAAGTAAAACAGGCTGCTATTGATGGGATAGAGAAATATGGAACAGGTACAGGAGCATCGCCCCTTATCGGAGGATATTTTGATTATCATAACGCAATAGAGAAAAAGATTGCGAATTTTTTTGGAAGAAATGATGATGAAGTTGTGCTTTTTACTTCCGGGTATACGGCTAATAGTGCGACTTTGCAGATTTTAATGCAGAAGGAAGATATTGCCATTTTAGATATGGGGGTACATGCTAGTGTGCATGAAGGATGTGCTTTTACAAATAAAAAAACATTTCCTCACAATAATTTGGAAGCTTTGGAACACATTTTGAAGGTATCTGAAAATACGTACCGTACAAAGCTTGTTATCGTGGATGGAGTGTACTCTCAAGAAGGAGATACTTCACGCGCTAAGGAAATTTGTGATCTTGTGAAAAAATACAATGCTTATCTAATGGTAGATGATGCACATGGAGTAGGGGTTTTAGGTGAGACCGGCAGAGGAGCTCTCGAAGATGATGCTCTATTTGATAAAGTAGATTTTATAACAGGAACATTCAGCAAGACTTTCGGTAACCTGGGAGGGTATGTGATTGCAAATAAAAAAATTGCATCATTTCTTAAGTTCCAGTCTCGTCAGCATATTTTCTCAGTGACGCCTCCACCATCTTCCTTCGGAATTTTAAAAGCAATTGATTTGATTGATGAAGAACCATTCTGGCAACAGAAATTATGGGATAATATCAATTACTTTAAAAAAGGCCTTAATGACTTAGGTTTGGATACCGGTATTACCTGTTCTGCCATTATTCCTGTGAAAATAGGAGATCAGAGTAAAATGTGGGATATAGGACGAATACTACTCGAGAATGGAGTGTATACAAATCCTATTATGTATCCGGCTGTAGCCAGAAAAGATGCGCGTATCAGAATGAGCGTAACGGCAAGACACGAGAAAGAACATCTCGACAAAACACTTAATGTCTTTGATGATATTAATAAAAAAATGCATATTGCAAAAAAATAA
- a CDS encoding TetR/AcrR family transcriptional regulator, with protein sequence MPRKVVQGPIRDKEKTKQKLLAAVGKILRVKGYSGLKVSKIAAVAGFDKKLIYEYFGSTDKLIDEYIKSQDYWSKFSPDIEEEIHIGKGKEVLTQGILTQFENLKKNKELQKIILWELSESKPILKNILKQREEVAANLFENVTDPYFGENATNVRAMLALIAAGVYYLNLFPAYNGTEFCGIDMRTDEGRDEVKKVIVEIIDHYYNTKK encoded by the coding sequence ATGCCTAGAAAAGTAGTGCAGGGCCCAATTAGGGACAAAGAAAAAACCAAACAAAAGCTGCTGGCGGCAGTGGGTAAAATTTTGAGAGTAAAAGGCTATTCTGGTCTGAAAGTAAGTAAGATTGCTGCAGTAGCCGGTTTTGATAAAAAGCTTATCTATGAGTACTTTGGAAGTACGGATAAACTTATTGATGAATACATCAAATCTCAGGATTATTGGAGCAAATTCAGTCCAGATATTGAAGAAGAGATACATATAGGTAAAGGTAAAGAAGTCTTAACCCAGGGAATTCTTACTCAATTCGAGAATCTGAAAAAAAATAAAGAGCTCCAGAAAATCATTCTTTGGGAACTTTCTGAAAGTAAGCCAATCCTTAAAAATATTCTTAAGCAAAGAGAAGAAGTAGCTGCTAATCTCTTCGAAAATGTAACAGATCCTTATTTTGGGGAAAATGCTACAAATGTTAGAGCAATGTTGGCTCTAATAGCAGCAGGTGTTTACTATCTGAACCTATTCCCTGCATACAATGGGACAGAATTTTGTGGTATTGATATGAGAACTGACGAAGGAAGAGATGAAGTGAAAAAAGTTATCGTAGAAATTATAGATCATTACTACAATACAAAAAAATGA
- the dnaX gene encoding DNA polymerase III subunit gamma/tau — protein MENFIVSARKYRPQEFDTVVGQSHITDTLEHAIEESQLAQALLFCGPRGVGKTTCARILARKINEKDGSVSEDGFAYNIYELDAASNNSVDDIRELIDQVRFAPQVGKYKVYIIDEVHMLSSAAFNAFLKTLEEPPAHAIFILATTEKHKIIPTILSRCQIYDFKRIMIEDIQGHLRNIALKENIQYEDDALYLIAQKADGALRDALSIFDRLSTFSQRNITLAKAAEVLNILDYDQYLNIVDLAKENKIPEVLSAFNDIVKKGFDPHIFVAGLGNHFRDLMMAQNASTIDLIEVGEKTKSKFVEQGQKWAAQQLIDGIEICNHADINYKNSKNPRLTVEIALMQLASLTANSDVTKKKNS, from the coding sequence ATGGAAAATTTTATAGTATCTGCAAGAAAATATCGTCCTCAGGAGTTTGACACAGTGGTAGGACAATCCCATATTACGGATACTTTAGAACATGCAATTGAAGAGAGCCAACTTGCTCAGGCATTGCTTTTCTGCGGTCCTCGTGGTGTGGGTAAAACTACCTGTGCCAGGATTTTAGCAAGAAAAATAAACGAGAAAGACGGCTCTGTTTCAGAAGATGGCTTTGCTTATAATATCTATGAATTGGATGCAGCATCCAATAACTCTGTAGATGATATCAGGGAACTGATAGACCAGGTACGCTTTGCACCTCAGGTTGGTAAATACAAAGTATATATCATTGATGAGGTTCATATGCTGTCTTCTGCCGCTTTCAACGCTTTTCTTAAAACTTTAGAAGAACCACCAGCTCATGCCATTTTCATTTTGGCAACTACTGAAAAGCATAAAATTATTCCAACCATCTTATCCCGTTGTCAGATCTATGATTTTAAAAGAATCATGATTGAAGATATTCAGGGACATTTGAGAAATATAGCTCTGAAAGAAAATATTCAATATGAAGATGATGCATTATATCTGATTGCCCAAAAAGCTGATGGTGCATTAAGAGATGCTCTTTCCATTTTCGATAGGCTTTCTACCTTTTCCCAGAGAAATATTACACTGGCAAAAGCAGCAGAAGTACTGAACATTCTGGACTATGATCAATATCTTAATATAGTGGATCTCGCCAAGGAAAATAAAATACCTGAAGTTCTTTCCGCTTTTAATGATATTGTTAAAAAAGGCTTTGATCCTCATATCTTTGTAGCCGGATTAGGAAATCACTTCAGAGATTTAATGATGGCTCAAAATGCTTCAACCATAGATCTTATTGAAGTAGGAGAGAAAACAAAATCTAAGTTTGTGGAGCAAGGACAAAAATGGGCAGCTCAACAGCTGATTGATGGTATTGAGATTTGCAACCATGCAGATATTAATTATAAGAACTCCAAGAACCCAAGATTAACTGTTGAGATTGCATTAATGCAATTGGCTTCGCTGACTGCTAATTCAGACGTTACTAAAAAAAAAAATTCCTGA
- a CDS encoding chorismate mutase, translating into MNLVDLKNEWIDGLTQPLMIAGPCSAESEAQMLETARRIKESNAQVSVFRAGIWKPRTKPNGFEGVGVIGLNWLKKVKEEYGFKTATEVANAHHVFAALEADVDVLWIGARSTVNPFTVQEIAMALRGTDKPVFVKNPVNPDLALWAGALERLLGQDIKNLGVIHRGFSTYQKTKYRNNPNWQIALDFKSQFPNIPMLIDPSHICGNRTGLADITQEALNVGYQGAIIETHSNPDEAWSDAAQQITPEVLAELIGNLKVRSTNLAGFEGEMGRHRTLISDLDFQLIELLSQRMKISEKIGKLKKENDIAIFQPERWKVITEYATQKAKETGMSQDFIEKVFKAIHEESIEVQNSIMIDKN; encoded by the coding sequence ATGAATTTAGTAGATTTAAAAAACGAGTGGATTGATGGGCTTACACAACCATTAATGATCGCAGGACCATGTAGTGCAGAAAGTGAAGCTCAGATGCTTGAAACAGCTAGAAGAATTAAAGAATCCAACGCCCAGGTATCGGTATTTCGTGCAGGAATCTGGAAGCCTCGTACCAAACCTAATGGTTTTGAAGGAGTAGGAGTAATCGGTTTGAACTGGCTAAAAAAAGTAAAGGAAGAATATGGTTTCAAAACCGCAACTGAAGTTGCCAATGCACACCACGTATTTGCCGCTTTAGAGGCTGATGTAGATGTTCTTTGGATTGGTGCTCGTTCTACGGTAAATCCTTTCACAGTACAGGAAATAGCAATGGCTTTAAGAGGAACAGATAAGCCAGTATTCGTTAAAAACCCTGTAAATCCGGATCTTGCTTTATGGGCCGGAGCATTAGAAAGACTTTTAGGTCAGGATATTAAAAACCTGGGAGTGATTCACAGGGGATTCTCAACATACCAGAAAACAAAGTACAGAAATAACCCTAACTGGCAAATCGCTCTTGATTTTAAAAGCCAGTTCCCTAATATTCCAATGCTGATTGACCCGTCTCACATTTGTGGAAACAGAACAGGATTGGCAGATATTACTCAGGAAGCTCTTAACGTAGGATACCAAGGGGCAATCATCGAAACTCACTCTAATCCTGATGAAGCTTGGAGCGATGCCGCACAACAGATCACTCCTGAAGTATTAGCAGAATTAATTGGTAACTTAAAAGTAAGAAGTACAAACCTGGCCGGTTTCGAAGGAGAAATGGGAAGACACAGAACCCTGATCTCTGATCTTGACTTCCAATTAATTGAGCTTCTTTCTCAAAGAATGAAAATCTCAGAGAAAATTGGTAAACTTAAAAAGGAAAATGATATCGCGATCTTCCAGCCTGAACGTTGGAAAGTAATTACAGAATACGCAACTCAAAAAGCAAAGGAGACCGGAATGTCTCAAGACTTTATTGAGAAAGTATTCAAAGCGATTCACGAAGAATCTATTGAAGTACAGAACAGTATCATGATTGATAAGAACTAA
- the rsgA gene encoding ribosome small subunit-dependent GTPase A gives MKGKIIKSTGSWYQVLELETNKIFEARIRGKFKLIKTRLTNPLAVGDFVEFQLEQDDIAWITKIEPRRNYLIRKSVNLSKEAHIIASNIDLACFIFTLKHPETSLGFLDRFLACCEAYNIKPLILFNKIDVLHKEEIEIIKEVEFDYQKIGYDTLEISSYSKLNLDQLQDMLKDKTSVFFGHSGCGKSTLVNALQPGLNLRTSEISDTHLKGKHTTTFAQMHFWHFGGNVIDTPGVREFAMIDIEKEEVQHYFPEIFKKREECKFHNCLHINEPKCAVIDALETGEIEHSRYATYIKLMDEAEEAAQK, from the coding sequence ATGAAAGGAAAAATCATTAAATCTACAGGCAGTTGGTACCAGGTTTTGGAATTGGAAACAAATAAAATTTTCGAGGCCAGGATCAGGGGGAAATTCAAATTGATTAAAACAAGACTTACCAATCCGCTTGCTGTAGGAGATTTTGTAGAATTTCAACTGGAGCAAGATGATATTGCATGGATTACGAAGATTGAACCACGCAGGAATTATCTGATTAGAAAGTCTGTTAACCTTTCAAAAGAAGCTCATATTATTGCTTCCAATATTGACCTTGCCTGCTTTATTTTCACTTTGAAGCATCCGGAAACCTCGTTAGGTTTTCTGGATAGATTTCTAGCATGCTGTGAGGCATATAATATAAAACCTTTAATTCTTTTCAATAAGATTGATGTTTTACATAAAGAGGAAATTGAGATTATAAAAGAGGTTGAGTTTGATTATCAAAAAATAGGGTATGATACTTTAGAAATTTCATCATATTCAAAACTTAACCTGGATCAGCTTCAGGATATGTTAAAAGATAAAACTTCTGTATTTTTCGGACATTCAGGATGTGGTAAATCTACTCTGGTTAATGCTTTACAACCTGGATTAAACTTGAGGACTTCTGAAATTTCAGATACCCATCTCAAAGGAAAACATACCACTACTTTTGCGCAAATGCATTTCTGGCATTTTGGCGGAAATGTTATTGATACTCCAGGGGTCCGTGAATTTGCGATGATAGATATTGAAAAGGAAGAAGTACAACATTATTTCCCCGAAATATTCAAAAAAAGAGAAGAATGCAAGTTTCATAACTGTTTACACATCAATGAACCGAAATGTGCCGTAATAGATGCTCTTGAAACTGGAGAAATTGAACACTCCCGTTATGCAACCTATATAAAGCTGATGGACGAAGCAGAAGAAGCGGCTCAAAAATAA
- a CDS encoding nucleoside-diphosphate kinase, with the protein MSNITFTMIKPDAVADGHIGAILGKIAEGGFKIKALKLTQLTVADAKKFYEVHAERPFYGELVEFMSSGPIVAAVLEKDNAVEDFRTLIGATNPAEAAEGTIRKMFARSIGENAVHGSDSNENALIEAQFHFSGREIF; encoded by the coding sequence ATGTCTAACATTACATTCACTATGATTAAGCCTGATGCAGTTGCTGACGGACATATCGGTGCAATATTGGGTAAGATTGCTGAAGGTGGTTTTAAAATCAAAGCTTTAAAATTAACTCAGCTTACAGTTGCTGACGCCAAAAAATTCTATGAAGTACACGCTGAAAGACCATTTTATGGTGAATTAGTAGAGTTCATGAGTTCTGGTCCAATTGTAGCTGCAGTTTTAGAAAAAGACAATGCAGTTGAAGATTTCAGAACATTAATCGGTGCTACTAACCCTGCAGAAGCAGCAGAAGGTACAATCAGAAAAATGTTTGCTAGAAGCATCGGAGAAAATGCCGTTCACGGTTCAGATTCTAACGAGAATGCATTAATCGAAGCTCAGTTCCATTTTTCAGGAAGAGAGATTTTCTAA